The following coding sequences are from one Triticum dicoccoides isolate Atlit2015 ecotype Zavitan chromosome 4A, WEW_v2.0, whole genome shotgun sequence window:
- the LOC119283582 gene encoding egg cell-secreted protein 1.2-like: MAPVVKFVVAALLVLAAIAGPGGVGVASATTGAAGPAAAPSPAPLVARLRLALSGMAEEQQGGGWMMECWGAVTELRSCTSEIVLFFLNGESYLGRDCCIAIRTVTLHCWPSMLASIGLTAQEADILRGFCDAEIPHAPPPPAPAAVPAPAAQP, encoded by the coding sequence ATGGCGCCCGTCGTCAAGTTCGTCGTCGCCGCCCTGCTAGTGCTTGCGGCCATCGCTGGCCCTGGAGGCGTCGGCGTCGCCTCGGCCACCACCGGCGCTGCTGGCCCCGCGGCGGCGCCATCGCCGGCCCCACTCGTCGCTCGCCTCCGCCTCGCGCTCTcgggcatggcggaggagcagcagGGCGGCGGGTGGATGATGGAGTGCTGGGGCGCGGTGACGGAGCTGCGGTCGTGCACCAGCGAGATCGTGCTCTTCTTCCTCAACGGCGAGTCCTACCTGGGCCGCGACTGCTGCATCGCCATCCGCACCGTCACGCTCCACTGCTGGCCCTCCATGCTCGCCTCCATAGGCTTGACCGCCCAGGAGGCCGACATCCTCCGCGGCTTCTGCGACGCTGAGATCCCACACGCTCCTCCCCCGCCGGCGCCGGCCGCCGTGCCGGCGCCTGCTGCGCAGCCATGA